A DNA window from Methanococcus voltae PS contains the following coding sequences:
- a CDS encoding 6-carboxytetrahydropterin synthase, with protein sequence MIIELNGIYGGLRFSAAHIVFGHESCGVIHGHSYYIDVKVSGEQTGQFDFVCDFKVIKNIVKELANEMDHKLLFPKYHPEVKYEIKDDYLFIEYNHNGTLKKYMFPCCDVLMLPLKSTTAEEMSEYFGEHIKNGLDNLGLLDSIEWIETTVNEGIGQGARSNILVK encoded by the coding sequence ATGATTATTGAATTAAACGGAATTTACGGCGGTTTAAGATTTTCCGCAGCTCACATTGTATTTGGACACGAAAGTTGCGGTGTAATCCACGGGCATTCGTATTATATAGACGTCAAAGTATCTGGTGAGCAAACGGGACAATTTGATTTTGTATGTGATTTTAAAGTTATTAAAAACATTGTAAAAGAGCTTGCAAATGAAATGGACCACAAATTGTTATTTCCAAAATACCACCCTGAAGTAAAATACGAAATAAAAGACGATTATTTGTTTATAGAGTATAACCATAACGGAACGCTTAAAAAATACATGTTCCCTTGCTGTGACGTTTTAATGTTGCCATTAAAATCCACAACTGCCGAAGAAATGTCAGAATACTTCGGAGAACATATTAAAAATGGTTTGGATAACTTAGGACTTTTGGATAGTATTGAATGGATAGAAACGACGGTAAACGAAGGAATTGGACAAGGTGCAAGAAGTAATATT
- a CDS encoding cupin domain-containing protein has translation MSKDLKNSKYWVNKLDLESHIEGGYFKRIYESSERIHISQLPEYFSNTNENKKTSLEYRYLCTAIYYLLEKGQVSKFHRIKSDETWHFYAGNSLNIYTIQDGKIITNKLGNNLEEGENFQITVPKNTWFAAEPLGDYTLVGCTVSPGFEYVDFKMATLEDLKNSIDEVNLSNLNEETLLKFVSFDCKK, from the coding sequence ATGAGTAAGGACTTAAAAAATTCAAAATATTGGGTTAATAAATTAGATTTAGAGTCGCATATTGAAGGCGGTTATTTTAAAAGGATATACGAATCTTCCGAACGCATACATATAAGTCAACTTCCAGAGTACTTTAGTAATACTAACGAAAATAAAAAAACAAGCTTAGAATACAGATATTTATGTACTGCAATTTATTACCTATTGGAAAAAGGGCAAGTTTCAAAATTCCACAGGATAAAATCCGATGAAACTTGGCATTTTTACGCAGGAAATTCACTCAATATTTACACGATTCAAGATGGAAAAATTATAACAAATAAATTGGGGAATAATTTGGAAGAAGGCGAAAATTTTCAAATAACAGTCCCAAAAAATACATGGTTTGCTGCTGAACCTTTAGGGGATTATACACTCGTTGGCTGTACTGTTTCACCGGGTTTTGAATATGTAGATTTTAAAATGGCGACGTTGGAAGATTTAAAAAATAGTATTGATGAAGTTAATCTAAGTAATTTAAATGAAGAGACACTTTTAAAATTTGTTTCATTTGATTGTAAGAAATAA